A single window of Flagellimonas maritima DNA harbors:
- a CDS encoding peptide MFS transporter has translation MSDLVKPAHKKELFGHPVGLYVLFFTEMWERFSYYGMRALLTLYMTAQTLENDPQSGLGWTKTEALALYGWYTMLVYLMSIPGGFIADRLIGQKKAVTIGAILLTAGHGVLAIDAIWAYYTGLGLVILGVGMLKPNISTMVGGLYKQNDIRRDKGFSIFYVGINLGSFTASLSVGLVAAIYGWHYGFGLAGIGMLLGLIVYLYGQRFLIHVGNEPTVEEKSSDVSLATLFSQLFKSPLQLGIVVVLLVLSLYAGFTFEGPDNWGYGILFIVLSLVTGLMMMIYKNLNGQVEKDRYVVLLLSLLMVLVFWGCFEQMGGLMNLYAEEKTNRMFMGWEVPAAWFQGANAGFIILFAVLVANFWAKRKLKGKEASSLFKMAVGVIIMGVGFVYMVFASLQYEANGSSAMYWLVLAYLFHTLGELCLSPVSLSFFTKLAPVRYMALMMGVYWAATGLGNKVAGIIGESSVKAGELKVFGGLFIFAVLFGLLVILLLKPLKRLTHGAEDKETVVQDDETEGFELADH, from the coding sequence ATGTCAGACCTTGTAAAACCAGCGCATAAGAAAGAACTTTTTGGACATCCCGTTGGGTTGTACGTGCTCTTTTTTACAGAAATGTGGGAGCGTTTTTCATATTATGGAATGAGAGCCCTGCTAACGCTATACATGACGGCCCAAACATTGGAGAACGACCCCCAAAGTGGATTGGGCTGGACGAAAACAGAAGCTTTGGCACTCTATGGTTGGTATACTATGCTCGTGTATTTAATGAGTATTCCTGGCGGATTTATAGCAGATAGATTGATCGGTCAGAAAAAAGCGGTAACCATAGGCGCTATATTGTTGACAGCGGGGCATGGCGTGTTGGCAATAGATGCCATTTGGGCTTATTACACGGGTTTGGGCTTGGTAATCTTAGGTGTGGGTATGTTAAAGCCAAATATTTCTACCATGGTAGGAGGGCTCTACAAACAGAACGATATTAGAAGGGATAAGGGTTTTAGCATATTTTATGTAGGTATAAATCTTGGGTCTTTCACGGCATCTTTATCGGTAGGCCTTGTAGCTGCCATATATGGATGGCATTATGGTTTTGGACTTGCAGGTATCGGAATGTTATTGGGTCTGATAGTATATCTATACGGGCAACGTTTTTTGATACATGTCGGTAACGAACCTACGGTAGAGGAGAAATCTTCGGATGTTAGCTTGGCTACGTTGTTTTCACAATTGTTTAAGTCCCCGTTACAATTAGGTATTGTCGTTGTCCTATTGGTACTTTCGTTGTATGCCGGATTCACTTTTGAAGGACCGGATAATTGGGGGTACGGTATTCTGTTTATAGTACTTTCTTTGGTCACGGGGCTTATGATGATGATTTACAAAAACCTGAATGGCCAAGTAGAAAAGGACAGATATGTAGTACTGTTGTTATCGTTACTTATGGTTTTGGTCTTTTGGGGCTGTTTTGAGCAAATGGGTGGTTTGATGAACCTATATGCGGAAGAAAAAACCAATAGGATGTTTATGGGATGGGAAGTTCCTGCAGCTTGGTTTCAAGGCGCAAACGCTGGCTTTATAATCCTATTTGCAGTTCTTGTGGCCAATTTTTGGGCCAAAAGAAAATTGAAAGGAAAAGAAGCATCCTCACTTTTTAAAATGGCCGTTGGGGTGATTATTATGGGAGTTGGTTTTGTATATATGGTTTTTGCATCCCTTCAGTATGAGGCGAATGGAAGTTCGGCTATGTATTGGTTGGTTCTTGCTTATTTGTTCCATACGTTAGGAGAACTCTGCCTATCACCGGTATCGTTGTCTTTTTTCACAAAACTGGCACCAGTACGATATATGGCGTTGATGATGGGGGTATACTGGGCTGCGACCGGACTGGGAAATAAAGTGGCCGGAATAATTGGTGAAAGTTCTGTAAAAGCAGGTGAGCTTAAAGTGTTCGGGGGATTATTTATATTCGCGGTACTTTTTGGGCTGTTGGTCATTTTATTGTTGAAACCGTTAAAACGATTGACACACGGAGCGGAGGATAAGGAAACTGTTGTTCAAGATGACGAAACGGAAGGTTTTGAACTGGCAGATCATTGA
- a CDS encoding S9 family peptidase has protein sequence MRKQFLLFLFTFGFLTITIAQKKKIALEDIWGGTFRAEYMDVLRSMKNGEQYTILNFDRSPRSSSLDKYDYKTSEKIETIVASSEEVPFFSSYTFSADESKIILATETEAIFRRSKLGIFYVYDVASKDIVKISDQKIQEPLLSPDGSKVAYVRDNNLYVFEIAANNTKQITTDGTKGTIINGVTDWVYEEEFAFVRAFDWNSDGTKIAFLRFDETNVPHFSMDVYGQELYPYQHEFKYPKAGEENAKVSLHMYDVASGNRSDINLGDAYYVPRIKWMNDPNHLSVQTLNRHQNHLKLHEVNAKDNTVTTLIEEKDNAYVDVTDNLTFLADDSFIWTSEKDGYNHIYLYNEDGKLMNQVTQGEWEVTNYYGYDQNEDRIYYQSTENGSINRDVYSIGTNGKKKKKLTTRTGTNTADFSANYTYFINTFSDATTPYQYTLHKAEDGEKIKEIKNNSILDNKLEEYELSPKEFSTININGNDLNMYMIKPANFDSTKKYPLFMFQYSGPGSQQVANRWLGSNDYWHQLLASEGYIIACVDGRGTGLKGRDFKKVTQKELGKYEVEDQIAAAKKLSELPYIDENRTGIWGWSYGGFMSTNCLLKGNDVFEMAIAVAPVTSWRFYDTIYTERYMQTPQENASGYDNNSPFNYPELLKGKYLLVHGSGDDNVHVQNTMRMIEALVQANKQFDWAIYPDRNHGIYGGNTRLHLYTKMTDFIKANL, from the coding sequence ATGAGAAAACAGTTCCTTCTGTTCTTGTTCACTTTCGGATTTTTAACCATAACTATAGCACAAAAGAAAAAAATTGCCTTGGAAGATATCTGGGGCGGTACATTTAGGGCCGAATATATGGACGTGCTCCGTTCCATGAAAAATGGGGAACAATACACTATCTTAAATTTTGACCGTTCGCCACGCTCCAGTAGCTTGGACAAGTATGACTATAAAACTTCGGAAAAAATAGAGACCATTGTGGCCTCTTCGGAAGAGGTTCCCTTTTTTAGTTCTTATACGTTCAGTGCCGATGAATCCAAAATAATACTTGCCACGGAAACCGAAGCAATATTCAGGCGTTCAAAATTGGGAATCTTCTACGTTTATGATGTGGCCAGTAAGGATATCGTTAAGATTTCGGATCAGAAAATCCAAGAACCCTTGCTTTCCCCAGATGGTTCAAAAGTAGCATACGTGCGGGACAATAACCTGTATGTATTTGAAATAGCGGCAAATAACACAAAGCAAATTACAACAGATGGTACTAAAGGAACTATAATAAACGGGGTTACGGATTGGGTATACGAAGAGGAATTTGCCTTTGTACGCGCCTTTGATTGGAACAGTGACGGAACCAAGATTGCATTCCTACGCTTTGACGAAACAAACGTGCCCCATTTTTCAATGGACGTATATGGTCAGGAACTGTATCCCTATCAGCATGAGTTTAAATACCCCAAAGCAGGAGAGGAAAATGCTAAAGTTTCATTACATATGTATGATGTGGCTTCAGGAAATAGATCGGACATTAATTTAGGAGATGCCTATTACGTACCTAGAATAAAATGGATGAACGATCCCAATCATTTGAGCGTTCAAACCCTTAACCGCCATCAAAACCATTTAAAACTTCATGAGGTCAATGCAAAGGACAATACAGTCACAACATTGATTGAAGAGAAGGACAATGCATATGTTGATGTCACGGATAACCTCACTTTTTTGGCAGATGATAGTTTTATCTGGACCAGTGAAAAAGATGGTTATAACCACATCTATCTTTACAATGAGGATGGAAAGTTAATGAACCAGGTAACCCAAGGAGAATGGGAAGTGACCAACTATTACGGTTACGACCAAAATGAGGATAGAATCTATTATCAATCTACGGAAAACGGCTCCATAAACAGAGATGTATACAGTATTGGAACGAATGGCAAGAAAAAGAAAAAGCTGACAACCAGAACAGGTACCAATACAGCTGATTTTAGTGCGAACTACACCTATTTCATCAACACATTTTCTGATGCTACCACACCGTATCAATACACGCTGCACAAGGCCGAAGATGGAGAAAAAATAAAAGAAATCAAGAACAATTCCATCTTGGATAATAAATTGGAGGAATATGAATTAAGCCCAAAAGAATTCTCTACCATCAATATTAATGGGAACGATTTGAATATGTACATGATCAAACCTGCAAATTTTGATAGTACAAAAAAGTATCCACTTTTTATGTTTCAGTATAGTGGACCGGGTTCGCAGCAAGTAGCAAACAGATGGTTGGGCTCTAACGATTATTGGCATCAATTATTGGCTTCGGAAGGTTATATTATAGCTTGTGTAGATGGCCGTGGCACGGGATTGAAAGGTCGTGACTTTAAAAAGGTCACCCAAAAAGAATTGGGAAAGTATGAGGTTGAAGACCAAATCGCCGCTGCAAAAAAACTGAGCGAACTACCGTATATCGATGAGAACAGAACTGGTATTTGGGGCTGGAGCTATGGAGGCTTTATGTCCACCAATTGTTTGTTAAAGGGTAATGATGTCTTTGAAATGGCGATTGCCGTGGCACCAGTAACTTCTTGGCGTTTTTACGATACCATTTATACGGAACGTTACATGCAGACCCCGCAAGAAAATGCTAGCGGATATGATAATAATTCTCCGTTCAATTATCCGGAACTCTTAAAAGGAAAATATTTATTGGTGCACGGTTCTGGCGACGACAATGTACACGTGCAGAATACCATGCGCATGATCGAAGCGTTGGTACAGGCCAACAAACAGTTTGATTGGGCCATTTATCCAGATAGAAACCACGGAATCTATGGCGGAAATACACGATTGCACCTCTATACCAAAATGACCGATTTTATCAAAGCAAACCTGTAA
- a CDS encoding peptidylprolyl isomerase: MAILENIRKRTTVLILIIGLALFAFVISGVFTSNDFAGTKVGSAVAEVNGESISIDEFRRDVENASRRFGPNLSSTQLVSRVYDQKVREEILGQQFEDLGIDVENDQIVEFVKTSGYAQIPDFQDENGIFNVEIFKSAIADWKANDPLRYDAWLQDEKNIIQSAKERMYFNLIKGGVGATLSEGEFDYKMSNQKVDIQYVRVPYSSIPDSTIQVSKKEIESYMNDHKEDFKQEKARDVRFVYFEEKASLDDEKAVENAIALLLDDSVEYIQETNTTDTIAGFRNTEDVAAFLDRNSDTKFDTIYKAKKDLPSVVADSLMSLNVGDIYGPYRDGNFFRISKMMDKKPNGTVKASHILFAYEGAARANPNVTRTKEEAEQKAKEILAEAKKEGAVFTTLARENSDGPSAPRGGDLGYFQEGVMADAFNDFAFGNEVGTIGLVETDFGFHVIKVDDKQDVVQIATLSREVEPSEETVNTLFTDATKFEMSAIDAEPESFSTIAKESDLTVRPVNKVKEMDENLPGLSAQRGIVQWAFNEDTEVGAIKRFNINNGYAVVQLTKKYEEGLMASEDASATALPKIRKERKAEKIMLANQGKDMDAFAKDNNVTVSNASALTMKSPTIPGAGREPLVVGTAFALEEGKTSSLIEGETGVFMLKVTKKEDAPKIDNFSTYANSLKTNASNRVNNEVYNALKEKADIEDKRATFY, encoded by the coding sequence ATGGCAATATTAGAGAATATTAGAAAACGAACTACCGTACTGATTTTAATTATCGGTCTAGCGTTGTTTGCATTTGTAATATCTGGTGTTTTTACCAGCAATGATTTTGCGGGTACCAAAGTAGGCTCCGCAGTGGCAGAAGTAAATGGGGAAAGTATTTCCATAGATGAATTTAGAAGGGATGTGGAGAATGCATCCAGAAGATTTGGACCTAATTTATCGTCCACACAGTTGGTCAGTCGTGTATATGATCAAAAAGTTAGAGAAGAGATTCTTGGACAACAGTTTGAAGATTTGGGCATAGATGTTGAAAATGATCAGATCGTTGAATTCGTCAAAACTTCAGGTTATGCACAGATTCCTGATTTTCAAGATGAGAACGGCATATTTAATGTAGAAATTTTTAAAAGTGCCATTGCAGATTGGAAAGCAAATGACCCACTTCGTTACGATGCCTGGTTGCAGGATGAAAAGAATATTATACAGTCTGCAAAAGAACGTATGTATTTTAATTTGATAAAAGGGGGTGTGGGAGCAACACTATCAGAAGGTGAGTTTGATTATAAAATGTCCAACCAGAAAGTAGACATTCAATATGTGCGCGTGCCTTACAGTTCTATACCGGATAGCACTATCCAAGTTTCAAAAAAAGAGATAGAGTCCTACATGAACGATCATAAAGAGGACTTTAAGCAGGAAAAAGCAAGGGACGTTCGTTTTGTATATTTTGAGGAAAAAGCATCATTGGATGATGAAAAGGCAGTAGAAAATGCTATTGCCTTACTTCTTGATGACAGTGTTGAATATATTCAAGAAACAAATACTACAGATACTATTGCCGGATTTAGAAACACAGAGGATGTAGCGGCTTTTTTAGATAGAAATTCAGACACAAAGTTTGATACCATTTATAAAGCAAAAAAAGATTTACCGTCAGTTGTGGCAGATAGTCTAATGTCATTAAATGTAGGTGATATATATGGGCCTTATCGGGATGGTAATTTTTTCAGGATTTCCAAGATGATGGACAAAAAGCCTAATGGAACTGTCAAGGCAAGCCACATTTTATTCGCCTATGAGGGTGCAGCAAGAGCAAATCCAAATGTTACCAGGACAAAAGAGGAAGCTGAACAAAAAGCAAAGGAAATTTTAGCAGAGGCAAAAAAAGAGGGGGCTGTGTTCACAACATTGGCAAGGGAGAACTCAGACGGTCCATCCGCACCAAGAGGTGGGGATTTGGGTTATTTCCAAGAAGGTGTAATGGCAGATGCTTTTAATGATTTTGCTTTTGGGAATGAAGTGGGGACCATCGGTTTGGTAGAAACTGATTTTGGTTTTCACGTAATCAAAGTAGATGACAAACAAGATGTAGTGCAGATAGCTACGCTTTCAAGAGAAGTTGAACCCTCGGAAGAAACCGTGAATACATTGTTCACCGACGCTACAAAATTTGAAATGTCCGCTATCGATGCAGAACCAGAATCTTTTAGCACTATTGCAAAAGAGTCTGACCTAACAGTAAGGCCGGTCAATAAAGTAAAGGAAATGGATGAGAATCTTCCTGGCCTTTCCGCACAACGCGGCATAGTACAATGGGCTTTCAATGAAGATACTGAGGTGGGCGCCATTAAGCGTTTTAATATTAATAATGGCTATGCCGTAGTACAGTTGACAAAGAAGTATGAAGAAGGTTTGATGGCTTCAGAAGATGCATCTGCTACAGCATTGCCAAAAATCAGAAAAGAACGTAAAGCAGAAAAGATTATGCTTGCCAATCAGGGCAAAGACATGGATGCTTTTGCAAAGGACAATAATGTTACAGTTTCAAATGCTTCGGCTCTTACCATGAAATCTCCAACAATACCGGGAGCAGGACGTGAACCATTGGTCGTCGGTACAGCTTTTGCTCTCGAAGAAGGCAAAACTTCCAGCTTAATAGAAGGAGAAACAGGCGTTTTTATGTTGAAGGTTACCAAAAAAGAGGACGCTCCAAAAATTGATAACTTCAGTACATATGCAAATTCGCTAAAAACCAATGCATCGAATAGGGTAAACAATGAAGTTTATAATGCGCTAAAAGAAAAAGCGGATATTGAAGATAAAAGAGCTACGTTTTACTAG
- a CDS encoding hydroxymethylglutaryl-CoA reductase, degradative, which produces MSTPVEGFSKLSKNQKIDWLVTNYTKNPEESKKILERYWNNDTAVQKLHDEFIENTISNYYLPFAVAPNFLINGKLYAIPMAIEESSVVAAASKAAKFWLERGGFKAEILGTEKVGQVHFIFNGDSTKLRQFFNTIKPEFYKDTASITKSMEKRGGGISDIQLRDLNCKIEGYYQLHCTFETLDAMGANFINSCLEQFAKTLQESAASYTNFTDEEKAIEVVMSILSNYVPNCLVKAEVSCPVETLLGETISSKEFAKKMVRAVEIAKAEPYRAVTHNKGIMNGIDAVVLATGNDFRAVEAGIHAYAAKDGSYSSLTHASIEDGVFRFWIEVPLALGTVGGLTSLHPLVKLAMEILQNPTAKDLMQVIAVAGLAQNFAAVRSLVTTGIQKGHMKMHLLNMLNQMGATENEKQQLVDYFKDKTVTNASVREALEKIQAS; this is translated from the coding sequence ATGAGCACTCCTGTCGAAGGGTTTTCCAAACTTTCCAAAAATCAAAAAATTGACTGGTTAGTAACCAATTACACCAAAAATCCCGAGGAATCAAAAAAAATATTGGAACGGTATTGGAACAATGACACGGCCGTTCAAAAGCTTCACGATGAATTCATAGAAAACACGATTTCCAATTATTACCTACCATTTGCCGTAGCACCGAATTTTTTGATCAACGGAAAGCTATATGCCATTCCCATGGCAATCGAGGAAAGCTCCGTAGTTGCGGCAGCGAGCAAAGCTGCCAAATTCTGGTTGGAACGTGGCGGCTTTAAAGCCGAAATACTAGGTACGGAAAAAGTAGGGCAAGTTCATTTTATTTTTAATGGCGATAGCACTAAACTGCGTCAATTTTTCAATACCATAAAACCTGAATTTTATAAGGACACTGCTTCCATTACTAAAAGTATGGAAAAACGTGGCGGAGGTATCAGCGACATCCAACTTAGGGACCTTAATTGTAAAATTGAAGGCTACTATCAATTGCACTGCACTTTTGAGACCTTGGACGCTATGGGTGCAAACTTTATCAACTCCTGTTTGGAACAGTTTGCAAAAACGTTGCAAGAAAGTGCCGCTTCCTACACTAACTTCACCGATGAAGAAAAGGCCATTGAGGTCGTCATGAGCATATTATCCAACTATGTCCCCAATTGTTTGGTAAAGGCGGAAGTGAGCTGCCCGGTCGAAACACTGCTTGGAGAAACCATATCATCCAAGGAGTTTGCAAAAAAAATGGTTCGGGCCGTGGAAATTGCAAAAGCCGAACCTTACAGGGCCGTGACCCACAACAAAGGTATCATGAACGGTATCGATGCCGTGGTGCTCGCTACAGGAAACGATTTTAGGGCCGTGGAAGCAGGAATTCATGCATATGCCGCAAAAGATGGAAGCTATTCTAGTTTAACCCATGCCAGCATTGAAGATGGTGTTTTCAGATTTTGGATTGAAGTACCTTTAGCTTTAGGTACGGTAGGAGGATTAACCTCACTTCACCCCTTGGTAAAATTAGCTATGGAGATTTTACAAAATCCGACGGCTAAAGATTTGATGCAAGTAATTGCGGTAGCGGGCCTAGCGCAAAATTTTGCCGCAGTACGTTCTTTGGTTACCACGGGCATACAAAAAGGACATATGAAAATGCACTTGCTCAACATGCTCAACCAAATGGGCGCAACGGAAAACGAAAAGCAGCAGCTTGTGGATTACTTTAAGGATAAAACAGTTACCAACGCTTCTGTTAGGGAAGCTTTGGAGAAGATTCAGGCCAGCTAA
- a CDS encoding ComEC/Rec2 family competence protein, with translation MRFFNFVSIKLTLCLIAGIIIGFYFEIPLSLSLAITIALVPFLYWAHKRQTREGFPFFELTTISTTIALGIVIVTLAKSEDLPNHYSKRNLDKHNLWELKVEEELKQNQYSQRYVVKVISLENRRSSGKIILSLPSDSTAKKFQLDDELFIFSSVKTIAPPLNPHQFNYKKYLEKQGIYHQIQGDPEAITLKDKASCTLRGLAANLRERIILKLKKEDFGKDELGVIQALLLGQRSDIPEETYNSYIDAGAVHILAVSGLHVGILLLLLQFLLSPLEWVPKGRTLKLALIVILLWSYAFVAGLSPSILRAVTMFSFFAYAMYLNRPTNSFNIVALSMLFILLIKPLFLFQVGFQMSYAAVFAIVWIYPKLQRFWFPKHYIVRKIWQLLSVSVSAQLGVLPISLFYFHQFPALFFVSNLMIVPFLGFILGLGILVIVLSLLDCLPDFMVQIYNSVIKSMNFIIDRVAHQEGFIIKNIPFDSVQMILGYLIIISLILFLSKPTFKYLAPLLLGIILFQGWTIWDQFRLQGKESFVLLHKSKNTSLLHQKGVSLTVYTTDSLGISSIVDNYTIAERNPSINFLPLKHNFVLGKKELYIMDSASVYPPKKNLDFLLLTQSPKINLERIIDSIQPRKVIADGSNFKSYIARWKATCIKSKIPFHSTREKGSYFFNPKVNQ, from the coding sequence ATGCGGTTTTTCAATTTTGTTTCCATTAAGCTGACCCTATGCCTAATTGCGGGGATTATTATTGGTTTCTATTTTGAAATACCTCTATCACTATCGCTTGCTATTACAATTGCATTAGTACCTTTTCTATACTGGGCACATAAAAGACAGACCCGTGAAGGGTTTCCATTTTTTGAGCTTACAACAATTTCCACTACGATAGCCCTTGGTATTGTAATCGTTACTTTGGCAAAATCCGAGGATTTGCCGAACCACTATTCAAAACGGAATCTTGATAAGCACAACTTATGGGAACTTAAGGTTGAGGAAGAGCTTAAACAAAATCAATATTCACAGCGTTATGTGGTAAAAGTTATTTCTCTTGAAAACAGAAGAAGTTCTGGAAAGATAATTTTAAGCCTTCCTTCTGATTCAACAGCAAAAAAATTTCAATTAGATGATGAATTATTTATTTTTTCATCTGTAAAAACAATCGCCCCTCCTCTTAACCCTCATCAATTTAATTATAAAAAGTATCTGGAAAAACAAGGAATTTATCATCAAATCCAGGGTGATCCAGAAGCAATTACTTTAAAAGATAAAGCATCATGTACGCTTAGGGGGTTAGCTGCCAATTTAAGGGAACGTATTATTCTTAAACTTAAGAAAGAGGACTTTGGAAAAGATGAATTGGGCGTCATTCAAGCACTTTTGTTAGGTCAACGAAGCGATATCCCAGAAGAAACCTATAACAGTTATATCGATGCAGGGGCTGTTCATATTCTGGCTGTTTCTGGACTTCATGTTGGTATTCTATTGTTGCTATTGCAGTTCTTGCTATCACCTTTGGAGTGGGTTCCAAAAGGAAGAACGCTTAAGTTGGCATTGATAGTTATTTTGCTTTGGAGCTACGCTTTTGTAGCAGGGCTTTCCCCATCCATACTAAGAGCGGTGACCATGTTCTCGTTTTTTGCCTATGCCATGTACTTGAACAGACCAACGAATTCATTCAATATCGTGGCCTTGTCCATGCTCTTTATTTTACTGATCAAACCGTTGTTTTTGTTCCAAGTAGGCTTTCAGATGAGTTATGCCGCGGTTTTTGCAATTGTGTGGATCTATCCAAAACTGCAACGTTTTTGGTTTCCCAAACACTATATAGTTCGTAAGATTTGGCAATTATTATCGGTAAGTGTCTCGGCACAATTGGGCGTTCTGCCAATAAGTCTATTTTATTTTCATCAGTTTCCTGCCTTGTTCTTTGTTTCCAATTTGATGATAGTTCCTTTTTTGGGTTTTATTCTTGGGCTTGGAATTCTAGTAATTGTATTATCCCTACTGGATTGTCTCCCAGATTTTATGGTTCAGATTTATAATTCGGTCATCAAAAGCATGAATTTCATCATTGATCGGGTCGCTCACCAAGAAGGTTTTATCATTAAAAACATTCCGTTCGATAGTGTCCAAATGATTTTAGGGTATCTCATTATAATTTCCCTTATTTTATTTCTTTCAAAACCAACATTCAAATATCTCGCACCACTTTTACTCGGGATTATCTTATTCCAGGGATGGACCATTTGGGATCAATTTCGATTACAGGGAAAAGAAAGCTTTGTGTTGCTGCATAAATCGAAGAATACTTCGCTATTGCATCAAAAGGGCGTTTCTTTAACGGTTTATACAACGGACAGCCTCGGTATATCATCAATAGTTGACAACTATACAATAGCGGAGCGGAATCCCTCTATAAACTTTTTACCGTTAAAACATAACTTTGTTCTTGGTAAGAAAGAGTTATATATAATGGACAGTGCCAGCGTGTATCCACCAAAGAAAAACCTGGATTTTCTATTGCTCACACAATCCCCAAAGATAAATCTAGAGCGAATTATTGATTCCATTCAACCTAGAAAAGTGATTGCCGACGGAAGTAATTTTAAAAGTTATATTGCTCGATGGAAAGCCACTTGCATTAAAAGTAAAATCCCTTTCCACAGCACTCGTGAAAAGGGAAGTTATTTTTTTAATCCTAAAGTCAATCAATGA
- a CDS encoding GYDIA family GHMP kinase — translation MEKEFYSNGKLLLSGEYVVLDGALSLAIPTKFGQSLKATITNTGFLEWESFDETNAAWFNGSFDIKNLKVIDTTDINVAETLQGLLTEAKSQNSQFLENSLGLKVETKLTFPQIWGLGTSSTLINNIAQWAEVDAYRLLWNAFGGSGYDIACAQHDRAILYQKQNNVPKVEEVTFHPPFADSIYFVHLNQKQSSKEAIATYRKQQFNSHELITEVSNITKKLVNTATLPEFESLILLHEDILSKVLGLETVKSKFFPDFEGAMKSLGAWGGDFIMVTGDADVPSYFRTKGFETVVPFIDMVL, via the coding sequence ATGGAAAAAGAATTTTACAGTAATGGAAAGTTATTGCTCTCAGGTGAGTATGTTGTCTTGGATGGTGCCTTGAGCCTTGCAATACCAACAAAATTTGGGCAATCCTTAAAAGCGACCATAACAAATACAGGATTTTTAGAGTGGGAAAGTTTTGACGAAACCAACGCCGCTTGGTTTAATGGAAGTTTCGATATAAAAAATCTAAAGGTAATCGACACTACAGATATAAACGTTGCCGAAACATTACAAGGTTTATTAACAGAAGCCAAATCACAAAATTCCCAATTCTTGGAGAATTCATTGGGTTTAAAGGTGGAAACCAAACTTACTTTTCCACAAATATGGGGACTGGGCACCTCTTCCACACTCATAAACAATATTGCCCAATGGGCAGAAGTGGACGCATATCGATTGCTATGGAATGCCTTTGGCGGCAGTGGATATGATATAGCTTGCGCACAGCACGACCGAGCGATTCTGTATCAAAAACAAAACAATGTGCCTAAGGTTGAAGAAGTAACATTTCATCCTCCTTTTGCAGATTCAATATACTTTGTCCATCTCAATCAAAAGCAAAGCAGCAAAGAGGCTATTGCAACGTATAGGAAACAGCAGTTTAATAGTCATGAATTGATTACTGAAGTTTCTAATATTACCAAAAAGTTGGTGAATACGGCAACTCTTCCAGAGTTTGAATCCTTAATACTACTGCATGAAGACATTTTGTCCAAAGTATTGGGGTTGGAAACTGTAAAGTCCAAATTTTTTCCTGATTTTGAAGGAGCCATGAAAAGTCTCGGTGCATGGGGAGGGGATTTTATCATGGTAACTGGCGATGCAGATGTTCCAAGTTATTTTAGAACAAAAGGGTTTGAAACTGTTGTTCCATTTATTGATATGGTACTTTAA